One Campylobacter sputorum genomic window, CTATCTCCTACTGTTCCATTAAAAACTGCTTCGATAAGTCCAGGTATCATTTTTGTAATCATGCAAAATATTAAAGCCATAACAAATATTTGCAATATAAGATCTACTTCATATTTTGTTAGAGTATTAAAGTTATTGTTTATAGTTATAATACATAATCCCATTAAAGCTTGAATCATAAATAATTCAATTCCAACTTTTATTGCTGTTATTACCGGATTTAAACCTATTTCTTTAAATTTCTCTAAACCACCTAACGCCAAAGCAAAGAAAATTATAATGTTCATAATGTAAAATTTAAGATATACTATAAGCAAATCGATTGCCATTAAAACAAATGCAATTAAAATAATTAATCCAGCAAAAATTTTAAGAAGACTAAGAGCTATATCAAAATCTAAAGTTTTTAATAATGAAGAAACTATTTTGAAAGCACTAGATATTATATTGTCTGGACCAATTCTAATACTGCCACTAACATTGGTTGCAAGTTGTGAAAAGCTATCAAATATTAATTTAAGCCAATAATCAACATTAAATAGAAATAGCATAACACCAATAAAAATAACTTTTTTAATAAGAGTTGCTAAATATTCTCCAATCTCAAATCCTCGAAGTGCTTGCATTCCAAAAGTCCAAACTAAGTCAATTGTTACAAGAGTCCAAAAAACATACAAGCAAGCTGATTTTATAATTGGAATCCAGCCTTTTAATCCAATTTGAAGAGTATTTAAAATTGACTGGCTATTATCTATAGCCAGCGCTTCAGAATTAAGTGTAAATAAAATAAATAAGATAAATAATATTCTTATCTTATTATTAGAATGTTGGCGACCAAGTTTTATTTGTATCGTATGGATTGTTGATATGATCGTTGCGTAAAAATAGCGCCTTATTTGCATTTGCACAATCGATTTGTTCAGTTTCATTGAATTTCTCCAGCTTCTTGCACTCTGCAACTCTTGCCTTGGCTTCTTCTAAATGTTGAGAGTAATATTCCTTGGTTTTTGCTTCTTCCCCACAACCAGTTAAAAAGACTAATAAGCCTAAGCTTAATAAACTGCTTACAAATAACTTTTTCATTGTATTCTCCTATTAAAATTTTATTTTTATTATACATAATTACCCCTTTTTTAGAATTTAAATGCTTCTGGGTTTGATGTAGTTTTACCTTTTCCATAAGGTACTCTTGGATCTGGTTTTATTTCAATTTCTTCTTTAGCTTGTTGCAGTATCCGTTCATTATTTTGCATAGCCATCGCGTTACATAAAAAATAGTTTGCACACGGTTTTAGATCTGGATATTTTTTGATTATAAAATTTCTAAATTTGGTCGCATTTTTGATATGAAAAAGCTGTTTTGGATTAAAATTTGAGTTTGTTGTGGAGTTTTGGTGAATTCTGTAGTGATATTTTGGCTCTTTGCTAAGCGCGATAAATTCTGCTTTTGATATGACTTTGTGATAGATCGCTATATCTTCGTATGGTTGATTTTGCGGAAATTTGATCATAAATTCACTTTTTAATAGCATTTTTGGAAAAAAACAGCCAAAACCATCTTCGCTAAAACAAATTTTATCAAAAACCTCTTTTTGGCTAAAAATTCGCGTCTCATCGCAACAAAGCACCTTTTGTGAGCCGTCTTTGTTTTGATATAATCCAACCATCGAAATATCAGTTTTAAAACTATCGCAAAGTTCATATAGAGTTTGGATATAATTAGTCTCAACCCAGTCATCACTATCTACAAAGCTGTAAAATTCGCCTTTTGCGTGATTTAGTGCTAAATTTCTTGCAGCTGCTTGTCCACAATTTTTTTGATGAAAAACTCTTATCCTGCTATCTTTTTTAGCAAATTCATCACAAATTTCACCACTTTTATCGCTACTTCCATCATTTACCACTAAAATTTCGATATTTTTATAGGTTTGATTTATCAGGCTTTTAAGAGAGGTTTTTAAAAATTTTTCGACATTATAAACTGGCACTATTATGCTTATTAAGGGTTTCAAATGCTATCCTTTATAAAATTTATCCATTTTTGCGAAACTGCTTGAGGAGTAAAATTTTTGCGTCTTAAATTTGCATTTTTTATAAATTTTTGCCTTAAATTTTCATCTTTTATTAAAATTTCTATCTTATCGGCAATCTGTTGAACATAATCAACTCTACATAAAAATCCGTCAAAATTATCTTTTATAAGCTCAATTGGACCTGCGTTGCAATCTGTTGAGATTCGTGCGATATCGAAAAATATGCTCTCCATCAAAATATTACAAAATCCCTCGGCTCTGCTTGTTACGACGACGATTTTTGCCTTTTGATAAACTGTTTGTATATCTTTTATAAAGCCTAAAAATTCGATATTTAATTCTAAATTTTTTGCTAAATTTTCCAAAATTTCTCTTTGATTTCCATCGCCAGCAATTACGATTTTATAGTTTTTTAAAATTTTAGGATCTATTTTGGCGATTGCTTTTATAAAAATATCAAAACCTTTATAATCTTCCAATCTTCCAGCCGCTAAAATGAGATTTTCCTTTTTGATATAAAGATCGAATTTCGGATTATTTGACGATTTTTGACAAATTTGTAAAAATTTAGATCAAATTGACTCAAAACTGAAAGTCCATCTGCAAACGGATATGTTATGCGTTTTAAAATTCGCAAAATCGGGTGTTTTAAAAATGTATGATTGGTGTGTTCGCTGATAAAAATAGCTGTTTTTAAACCAGTTGAAGCGATTGAAGTTAAATTTAGTGATATTGGGGCTACTAAAAAACAAAGAGCATGGTGTTGTAGAAAATGTTTTTTGGATATTTTTGTAGCTAATTTTACAAATGATTTTAATGTTTTATACAGATAAAAAGATAAAAAAATGCCTCAAATGAAGTTTTTGCGCAAAAGAGCTTATATGGATGATGCTATATTTGAAGATATTTTTGATGTTTATACAAACGATCAAATACGATCAAGATATATTTTAGATAGTAGCATTGTGGTTAATTTTATAAAAATCAGAGAAATTTTAATTTCATCAGTTGGTATGATTTTTTTAAAAATAAAATTTTTTATATATTTTTACTGCTAAAGATTATTTTGAATCTAGAATTTATCAAAGTTTAATTACAGACGATTCATGTATTAAAGAGTATAAAAGTGTATTTGCAAAACTTTTACAAATTATAAAAATTTT contains:
- a CDS encoding EexN family lipoprotein — encoded protein: MKKLFVSSLLSLGLLVFLTGCGEEAKTKEYYSQHLEEAKARVAECKKLEKFNETEQIDCANANKALFLRNDHINNPYDTNKTWSPTF
- the trbL gene encoding P-type conjugative transfer protein TrbL — encoded protein: MKLNKSIVQMQIRRYFYATIISTIHTIQIKLGRQHSNNKIRILFILFILFTLNSEALAIDNSQSILNTLQIGLKGWIPIIKSACLYVFWTLVTIDLVWTFGMQALRGFEIGEYLATLIKKVIFIGVMLFLFNVDYWLKLIFDSFSQLATNVSGSIRIGPDNIISSAFKIVSSLLKTLDFDIALSLLKIFAGLIILIAFVLMAIDLLIVYLKFYIMNIIIFFALALGGLEKFKEIGLNPVITAIKVGIELFMIQALMGLCIITINNNFNTLTKYEVDLILQIFVMALIFCMITKMIPGLIEAVFNGTVGDSAGASAGFRAVATMAAGAVATGVGGSIGVTRAMNAAKEAHLAEGGKGGMNLVRGVAKHLATTSGEHLKDNFRHGRMPNDIANRLQEKVKSSTNSNLSGGISGNSKIPNEPYISGVNSDTK
- a CDS encoding glycosyltransferase family 2 protein, which gives rise to MKPLISIIVPVYNVEKFLKTSLKSLINQTYKNIEILVVNDGSSDKSGEICDEFAKKDSRIRVFHQKNCGQAAARNLALNHAKGEFYSFVDSDDWVETNYIQTLYELCDSFKTDISMVGLYQNKDGSQKVLCCDETRIFSQKEVFDKICFSEDGFGCFFPKMLLKSEFMIKFPQNQPYEDIAIYHKVISKAEFIALSKEPKYHYRIHQNSTTNSNFNPKQLFHIKNATKFRNFIIKKYPDLKPCANYFLCNAMAMQNNERILQQAKEEIEIKPDPRVPYGKGKTTSNPEAFKF
- a CDS encoding glycosyltransferase; translation: MCQKSSNNPKFDLYIKKENLILAAGRLEDYKGFDIFIKAIAKIDPKILKNYKIVIAGDGNQREILENLAKNLELNIEFLGFIKDIQTVYQKAKIVVVTSRAEGFCNILMESIFFDIARISTDCNAGPIELIKDNFDGFLCRVDYVQQIADKIEILIKDENLRQKFIKNANLRRKNFTPQAVSQKWINFIKDSI
- a CDS encoding DUF3137 domain-containing protein → MKFLRKRAYMDDAIFEDIFDVYTNDQIRSRYILDSSIVVNFIKIREILISSVGMIFLKIKFFIYFYC